The Candidatus Desulfovibrio trichonymphae region GGAAACACCGACACCGTGCAGTCCGCCGGAAACCTTGTAGCTTGCATTGTCAAACTTGCCGCCGGCATGCAGTTTTGTCATCACTACCTGCACAGCAGGCACGCCTTCCTTTGGATGTATGTCTACAGGTATGCCGCGTCCATCATCACGCACGGTAACGCTGTTGTCGGCGTGCAGCATGACCGTAATACGCGAACAAAAACCGGCCATGGCCTCATCAATGGAATTATCCACCACTTCATATACAAGATGATGCAGACCACGCGCGTCTGTTGAGCCGACATACATTGCCGGACGTTTGCGCACGGCGGAAAGCCCTTCCAGAACGGTGATGGAAGCGGCATTGTACGCTCCGCTATCAGAATATTCCTCTGTCATCAAACTTCTTCCTCGCTGTAATACACATCATCAAGAATTTTCATCGGCATAATAATAACTGTATAATCGCCATCTTCTACACCGCGAACGCCGCATGGGCCTTCCGCACTCGTCATTATCAATTCTACCTTTTCTGAAACAAAATGCCCAAGCACATCCACAAGATTACGCGTGGGAAAGGCTATCCGTGCGATATCTCCTTTGAAAGTCACTTCCAGACTTTCACTGGCTGAACCGGTATCCTGCCCCTGGGCTGTCATTTGTACTTCATTTTCCATGAAATCCATATAGGTGGAACGGTCGCTTTCCGTATTAAAAATCAAAATACGGCTCAAAGCCTCCATGCCTTCCTTGCGGTCCACGGTAACAAGACTTGCGTTTTCATCAGAAAGTTTTGCTATAAAAATAGTGTAGTCAGGGTATGCATATGTGGCACGCGGCAGACTTAACATTTCTTTACCGTCCATAGTGCGCAAACACAGACGGTTGTCTGTGAAATTAAATTCTATGTCGTCCGCGCCAAGCCATTTTTTCACATCCTGCAAATATTTTTTATAAATCAAAATGCCTTGTTCCGGCAAACGCGTCGCCAAATCATCATGAAGAAAAGAAACAAGCGCAAGCTGATGCCCGTTCAAGCCGCACACATCTATGCGCCCGTTGCCAACCGGCTTCATGTACAGGCAGGCAAGTCCCTCATCGTTACTATCTTCAATGCAAAAATCCACCCTTTCCAGTAATTCCCGCAAAAAATCACCGGACCAGGCAACGGCGTTTTCTTCCGGAAAAACAACAAAATTTTGAAACCATTCCGCATTGTTAACAGGAAGCTTATACACGCGCCTGCCCTGTTCCATTAGCAAATTTCCGGCATTATTATCAAGGGTTATGCTTATTTTTCCTGGAGGAAGCTGACGCACAAGATCAACAAAAGCTCGTCCCTGCACGCCGATAATCCCCGTTTCAGAAACATCCGCAGGATATCGGCCTGTAAATTCAATATCGGCGTTTGTAGACATGACAAAAAGACTGTCATGTTCGGCCTTGAGCCATAAAGACCGCAAATATGCAGTGCCTGTTTTGGCAGGAATAATTGCCCCGGCTTTTTGCAGACCCTCAATAATTTCTTCTTTGTTAACTGTAAATTTCATAGTATTTTTCCTTATTATTATTGTGTGTTTTTTTGTTCCTTACATTAATAGCATACTGAAATTAAAAAGAAATTTATGGCGGTTCAAGGTGAAAGCAAGTAACGTCGCGCACAAAAGGCCATATTTTTTCAGAGTAAGCTCCTTTTATTGTAAATTTTGTTCCATTTCTGTGACAATTTTGTTCACATCTTTGTTCGCAGGGATAATTTTTTTAATTTTATTTACAGCATAGATGACGGTACTGTGATCTCTGCCTTCAAATGCCTGTCCGATTTCCTCATAGGAAAGGTGTAATTTTTGTCTGCAGAGATACATGGCTGTTTGTCGCGCAGTGACAATATCCGGACGGCGTTTTTCGCTCAAAATGTCGTCAGCCCGCAGATTGAAGGCATGGGCCACTTTGTTTAGTATTTTTTGACAATTGATAGGTTTGTATATTCCGCCTGTATGGACGATGTTTTCCATATCCGCCACTGTGGGGGTTTTTTTGTGAATGCTGATAAAGGCTTTTATTTTCAGCAGAAAACCTTGCAAAAGGCGAAAGCCTGTGCAACGTTGTGCGAGAAAAAGACACTGTTCACGGCTTAAGTTTATTTTTTTTTGCTTGCACAGCGCGCGCGTATAACGCAAGCGTACTTCCATGTCAGGTTCAGTCAATTCCATAACAATGCCGCATTCTAGACGCGAACATAGCCGTTCTTCCAGCAATTTCAGAATGCCTGCCCTGCCGGAGCAGGCAATGGCGATCTGCCTGCCCTGCCCTTCCGTGTAGTTGGGGCAGGACTCGAGCAGAACAGTTAAAATATGCTGGTATTTTTTTTGTTCTGTGATCTCCTGCAGATCGTCTAGTAACAGCGCGCTGCATTGTCGCCAGAAAATTTCTGGGCGCATTGCCCAGTGTGTATTTTCAGAGCAAAACCGCGCAGCATTGCTGTAAATGATTTGTCCGGGCAGGCTTTTTTGTTTAAAAACTGTGGACAGCGTTTGTAGAAGGTGGCTTTTGCCGACACCTACAGGTCCGCAGACCGTAAAGGGGTTATAGGCTTCTCCGGGATTGCTGTTGGCTATTTCTGTGATTGCAGCCAAAGGGAAAGCGTTTTTTGCATTACATAAAAATGTGTCAAACGGATTTTTTTCATTGCTGTCTGATGTGTCTGTCAACATAAGTATATGTGGCTGCTGCCTGTGTTTGGTTTTGTAAAGTAAAAAATGTTTTTACTCTTTTTTTTTTTTGGAAACAAGTCTTGCTGTGTTTGTGTCGTTGTAGTCAACCTTCTGGTTTTGCGTGCATTGCTGTCAGATGGACATGAGGCTTTGTTACGAATATAGTAGATTTTAATGAGAAGGCCTTTAATTTCCCCCCCCCTGCTTTTTTTTCTTGCGGGTTTATTTTTTTTTGTGTCTGCAGGTCAAAATTCAGCTTTTGAAACAAGCTGGGAACCAGCTGTCAGAGAAGTTCAACTGTCTGATTTTGTTCCGCCAACAACGGTGAAACAAGATAATGCGAAACAAACCGTCCTTGCGGTCAAATCTGTAAACAAGCCAACACCGCAAAGCGGCAACGAAGCCATTGTCAAAGGTGTTGTGGAAAAAGGCGACACTGTTGGCAAAATTCTGGAAGAAACGGCCGGCAAAAATGTGTACCCATATATAAGCGCGGCGCGTCAGGTTTTTCCCCCGCTGGCGTTTCGTGAAGGGCGTTCCTATGTTGTCGTTACAGATGCGGCCACCGGCCTCGTCAAACGTTTTGAGTATGAAATAGACATGCGCCGCCGTCTGGTGGTCGAAGGCCTTGAAAACCCTGTGGCGCGGGTGGAAGCTATAGAATATGTTACTTTGCTTTCTGTTGTTGAAGCCGTTATCAATGACAATCTTTTTCAGGCCGTGGCCGATGTTGGTGAAAGCCCTCAGCTCGCCTTACAGATTGCGGAACTTTTCGGAGCTGAAATAAATTTTATACGTGATCTTCAGGAAGGAGATTCTTTTGCCGTTCTGCTTGAAAAACGCTGGCGTGAAGGCGAATACAGGGGTTATGGCCGCATTTTGGCAGCCACTTTCATCAATCAGGGCAAACTGTTTGAAGCTTTTCTTTTCCGCGACGGGAACAACAGAGCTCAGTATTACAACCACAAAGGGGAAAATTTGCGTAAAACCTTGCTACAGGCGCCTTTGGCGTTTACCCGCATAACTTCACGATTTACCATGCACCGCAGACATCCCATTCTTGGGGTGAACCGCCCGCATGAAGGTGTGGATTACGCCGCTCCGACCGGTACGCCCGTCAAAGCCGTTGGTGATGGCACTGTTGTGCAAAAGGCTTGGTCCGGCGGGTATGGTAATCAGATTATCATCAAGCATATGGCCGGGCTGGAATCCATGTATGGCCATCTTTCCGGCTATGCCAGGGGACTGCAAACAGGGTTGCACGTGCGGCAGGGCCAGGTGATAGGCTTTGTGGGAAGTACGGGCCTGGCGACAGGCCCGCACCTGGATTTCCGCTTGCGACAAGGCGGCAGATTTATCAACCCTGTCAAAGCTGTCAACCCGCGCGGCGAGCCTGTTTCTGCAGCGCGTAAAGGCGAATTTGAAAAAACGGCGGCCGAAGAGCTGGCTTTGTTGAACGGCGCAAAGCCGCTGGCCGGATATACGATCGAGAGCCTTGTGCCGGAGCGTTTTGAGGTGCACAGGAAGGCCACGTCTGACGAAGGTTCATACAAGTCCGAGCGTAAAACAAAACGCCGACATAAAACAAATTGACATCTGCTGGCGTCGCTTATGTTAGCGATATAAACTCTTGTTGCGGTCATTTTGTGTGGGCAGCTACGCCCAACAACGTCTTTTGCCGTATCAAGGTAAGGTGCGGTGCCTACATCCGGTCGTGTTGAAGACCGCCATCGCCAGCCCAATGGCTTGTGTTCGGGCATGTGAAGTCGTTCATCAGTTGTGGCATGGTTGTTTTATTGCGTGTTCCACATGTGGATTCCTCAGAATGGAAGCATGGTTCATGCAGAAAATAAGAGCGTGTTGCATTTTTTGCTTTTTAACCAGTGAGGGATATTTTGGCCGCAAAGGCCGCCGCGCCGAATCCGTTGTCAATATTTACCACAGCAACGCCGGGCACGCATGTGCACAGCATGGTTGAGAGAGCCGCAAAGCCGTCCGCGCCCACACCGTATCCTGTAGATGTCGGCACGGCTATCACCGGAGCTTTTGTCAGCCCCGCCAGCACGCCGGGCAGCGCTCCTTCCATGCCGGCCACAGCAATAACGGCCTTTGCCTTGCGTAGCGCCGCAATATGCGGCGTGAGCCGGTGCAGGCCAGCTACGCCCACATCCGTCACAAGGCCTGCATTCCGGTTTAAAAATGCCAGAGAACCGAAGGCTTCCAGCGCCACAGGCATGTCTGACGCACCGGCTGAAACAATCAGTATGTCGCCACTCTGCGGCCAGGGGGGCGGTATGGCGTTGGCAAAGCGCGCCGGGGCGTTGACTGCAAAAAGGCCGGCTTGAGGCCAATAATCTCCCTCAGGAAAGCGCGACGTCAGGCTCAGCCCCTGTGCCGCGCTGACGCGGCTTGCGAGAGCCGGGCCGGCAAGGGAAAGACCCTCTACTGCGGCCAAAAGCATGTCTTCGCTTTTGCCTTGCGCAAAAACCACTTCTCCGATGCCGGTGCGCGTTC contains the following coding sequences:
- the larB gene encoding nickel pincer cofactor biosynthesis protein LarB; the encoded protein is MEKNVLRRILTLTAEGSLSPDEALEQTYVDSVRATLAELTTGITLDPERGTRTGIGEVVFAQGKSEDMLLAAVEGLSLAGPALASRVSAAQGLSLTSRFPEGDYWPQAGLFAVNAPARFANAIPPPWPQSGDILIVSAGASDMPVALEAFGSLAFLNRNAGLVTDVGVAGLHRLTPHIAALRKAKAVIAVAGMEGALPGVLAGLTKAPVIAVPTSTGYGVGADGFAALSTMLCTCVPGVAVVNIDNGFGAAAFAAKISLTG
- a CDS encoding M23 family metallopeptidase produces the protein MKQDNAKQTVLAVKSVNKPTPQSGNEAIVKGVVEKGDTVGKILEETAGKNVYPYISAARQVFPPLAFREGRSYVVVTDAATGLVKRFEYEIDMRRRLVVEGLENPVARVEAIEYVTLLSVVEAVINDNLFQAVADVGESPQLALQIAELFGAEINFIRDLQEGDSFAVLLEKRWREGEYRGYGRILAATFINQGKLFEAFLFRDGNNRAQYYNHKGENLRKTLLQAPLAFTRITSRFTMHRRHPILGVNRPHEGVDYAAPTGTPVKAVGDGTVVQKAWSGGYGNQIIIKHMAGLESMYGHLSGYARGLQTGLHVRQGQVIGFVGSTGLATGPHLDFRLRQGGRFINPVKAVNPRGEPVSAARKGEFEKTAAEELALLNGAKPLAGYTIESLVPERFEVHRKATSDEGSYKSERKTKRRHKTN
- the dnaN gene encoding DNA polymerase III subunit beta; this encodes MKFTVNKEEIIEGLQKAGAIIPAKTGTAYLRSLWLKAEHDSLFVMSTNADIEFTGRYPADVSETGIIGVQGRAFVDLVRQLPPGKISITLDNNAGNLLMEQGRRVYKLPVNNAEWFQNFVVFPEENAVAWSGDFLRELLERVDFCIEDSNDEGLACLYMKPVGNGRIDVCGLNGHQLALVSFLHDDLATRLPEQGILIYKKYLQDVKKWLGADDIEFNFTDNRLCLRTMDGKEMLSLPRATYAYPDYTIFIAKLSDENASLVTVDRKEGMEALSRILIFNTESDRSTYMDFMENEVQMTAQGQDTGSASESLEVTFKGDIARIAFPTRNLVDVLGHFVSEKVELIMTSAEGPCGVRGVEDGDYTVIIMPMKILDDVYYSEEEV
- a CDS encoding helix-turn-helix domain-containing protein, which codes for MLTDTSDSNEKNPFDTFLCNAKNAFPLAAITEIANSNPGEAYNPFTVCGPVGVGKSHLLQTLSTVFKQKSLPGQIIYSNAARFCSENTHWAMRPEIFWRQCSALLLDDLQEITEQKKYQHILTVLLESCPNYTEGQGRQIAIACSGRAGILKLLEERLCSRLECGIVMELTEPDMEVRLRYTRALCKQKKINLSREQCLFLAQRCTGFRLLQGFLLKIKAFISIHKKTPTVADMENIVHTGGIYKPINCQKILNKVAHAFNLRADDILSEKRRPDIVTARQTAMYLCRQKLHLSYEEIGQAFEGRDHSTVIYAVNKIKKIIPANKDVNKIVTEMEQNLQ